ACTTGCCAACCCAttaattatgaaaaaaattcaGTTTAGATTTCCAATTGTGAAGTTGCAATGAAAGAAGAAACCGCTCACCTATCTTCAGGACTAGCTCGAGCTGCACGTTCAAAGTAACTCACGGCTCTATCTTGGTCATGATGGAGCTGCCAAACTAACTTAGCATACTGCATTAAAGCCTCCCCATCTTCCGGATTTGCTTGTGTAGTGCGGAAATAGTATTCTTCAGCTCCTTGTAAATCTCCCTTAGACTGCCATTGGAAGAATTACATTgtgcaaaaaaaatttgttaagAAACAACATTCTTAGTATGAATGTAGATGACATCCAGTAAATAACAATGACTCATGTTCACAGGTAAAACTTGTGTGTTCCCTGGTAGTGATAGAAACAAAGGGGTTCTTCCAATAAATTCAACCCCAAATTATGGGGAATAATGCAACCTGCACAAAAGTCACACCAGAACACCAACAAGTCTAAGAAGGAAAGAATAGAAGCAGCAACAGTCTTAGCTACATGCTTTCCTGGCTTGCCACAACCACTGGTTGTGATGCATACACCTTGACCAACTGACTTAATAAAACTGAGGATATAGGCCTGGGATTGTTTATTGATCAGTGGATCAAGACAtatttgtgtatgtttatttTCAAGTCTTAAGAATTGAAATTTGGATGTCTGTAGCAGAACTATATATAGTAGCTTCAATTCAACGCGATACTCACAAAGTTAGGCACAATGTGATGTGAATTATACCTGTAAAGCTTGAGCGTAATTTCTCAGGAACAATGGGTGGCAGGGATATTCATCAAGCATCTTCTTATAATACTCTTCCGGATCGCCCTTCTCATCAATTTCTGGCATAGGAAACTCTTCACCACcatgaaaaccaaaaccaccacTATCAAACCCCAACCCTGTTGCAAGATACATAGGAGGACTGGGAGGTTGTACTCGATCTTCTTCGTCCTCACCTTCCTCCTTAATGAATCCCATGCCATTGTCTCGAAATCTGAAGTCACCACTTGCATCCCCTCCTATTCTACCTTCTATTGATATAGTCCTCTCCAATACTTGCTGATTAGAATCTCGAAACTCATCAACAGCTGAGTTAAATATCGAAAAAGATGGAGCTGTCCTCAGCAGTGATTCGTTTTGGTCATGTGAAGACAGTGTTTGTGTTGCTGAATTCTTGAGCTCTTCCATCTCACAAGATGTCCTATAAACTAGTCAAACCTCAAATGCCTGGAGTTTAAAGTTTAGGGTTCCTATTGAGATTGCAAAGCTCAGTCCCTCTGACCCTGtgaatgaaatgaaatatGTGATATCGTCTAAACTAAATAGAAACAAAACTTCCCAACTCCCATTAAACCTAAAATTTGGTATAAGCTGGATCTGGATTTGGCATTTGATAAACTCCAGAGCTGTGGGGTATATTGATTTTGGAAAGAACATGATTTGGGATCTGGGAAAATCCCACTTGTGTATATTTGCATTCATATATTAATCATCCAAAACAAGTAAGAAGAACATGGTGACCACATTTCTCTGGGGAAGAACAACATGTGCCTCTGATCCAATTCCATAAATAACTAAACTTGGGAGCAAATTAAGCATCTTTTTCTGATAAAGAATTACTGGGCCACAAGCTTTGGATCTAATTACAACAGTGTTGCATGCATTAGCAATAACAGAGAATTTAGTCAGTGTTTCAAGATTTTGCTAATTCTGGAAAAGAAATGAACATGAAACCCACAAAGAAAGtgaatacatacatacatacctGTCTCATTAATGTTGTATTTGAACCAACtcagagagaagaagagtggaagagtttgatttgggttAGGCATCCATTGCAGAGTGGGGTGGTGAGCTTCTTTGTTTAGTAGTTGACTATGTCATGAAAGGATGTGACATGTGAGGGAAGGGAGATCTGCAAGCTTAGCCGTTGAGTGGTAGAATAAATGTTTGAAACTTCTTGATCGGTGGCTCGGCCTCGGAGAGACAGTAGCAGCCGACACGTGTACCGTCACAGATAGAAAGGTGTCATGATACCTAAAGGAGTTGAGCAACAGGCCAATAACTTTCTTGATGATAATGACGCATCGGACACAAGAGATTACATGATGTATAGAAAAATTTCACCCATGTGATGGTGGGACTCTAGTTCTATGTAAGAAACATTTAAGCTTTGATCAAACCATGAGAAGCAGCAAGGTACTCTAATGTGTAATTTTCCATCCTCGTTTCAATTGCACTAACAAGTCATGTCATGGTTCATAGTTCCTTGTAGTCACACTATTCAAAGTGTACCTCGCTCCAGCTAACTATGAATTTCCTTCTAGTTGATTTCACTCGACGCATTCCCAATATATGGTTTATTTCTACTTTCAATTTTTGGTCATTCATATTATTTGTATTGAGAATATTGTCTCGAGTTGGAAGTGTGAAGAACAATTGTATCAATATAAAACTTACAAAACTTATGACCCACGTTTTATCACGAACTTGCATGCCAAATTattccttttgtttttgggcCACCCAAATATTTTTACCCATATAAAACCATTTTATCATAAAAATGATTTTAGAcataaagttaaataaaataacAGGCTGCTACtagacttaaaaaaaaaataccgaAACCATCACTCTCACATCTTTGGCGAAGTCTCCAATCGATCTCTGTTGAGGTTTGGCGAGTCTTAGTTTTTCCAGCCACATTTTCCGACGAGTTTAAGACGTCTCTGGCAAGGTATCTGGTGACTTCCGACCAACTCCAGCAAGGTCTCCAACAACTTCCGCCGACGTCAGAAAAGATATTGCCACAAACACTAAAAACTACTATCACAAATAGAAAAACGCTACTATTTGATTTTCGGCGACCTCTTGCAAGGTTCTgaaagatactgtcaatgacAATAAAAGCTACTGTCACAAGCAATAAAAGCCACTGTCACCAACAACAAAAGCTACTAcgaaataggaaaaaaaaattgtcaccAACAACAATATATAGCTACTACCAATCAAAGCAAAAGCTACTACTAAGCACAACAAAACCTACCgttacaaataaaaaaactacCACCACCCAACAACATGTTAAATATCCTATCATAATGTTAGATACTACTaatgaattggaaagatactaaCATACTCTTAAATACTAATGACAACCATACACATAAATACCACCCCAAGCACATAAAGATACTATcattgtttaaaaaaaaagatattatCATAGGAGCAAAAAGATACTGCATTGATTATAGAAAAGCCATTATTCATAAATCTATCATTCTAATGATTCAAGACTGAATCAAATGTTTATAGTCCCTTAGCATAAAGATATTGTCACTGGCACCAAAAGCTACTACAATACATAACAAAAGCTACTTCGATCATCAACTAAAGCTACTATCACCAACAACAAAACCTATTAAGCTGAGATTTCCGGCGATCTCCAAAAATCTGAAGTAAAATAAAAGGGTACCACCGAGCACAATAAATGTTATTATCAAGCTTAACAAAAGCTACTACCCTAAATAATGCAAGATACAATTGTGACATCTTAGTAATGTGTTGAAAAGATATTATCACAACGTTAAAAATATATTGTCAATGAAGTAGAAAGATACTATCACATCGTCAAACAGATATTGTCAAtcaattggaaagatactacAATTGCAACAAAAAGATACGGCcaatacaaataaaatgtactACACTTGCAACCAAAAACtacttcaaattcaaagaaaagcTACTACACTTACCACCAAAAGCTATTGCACAtacaaacaaaagcaaccaAATCAACCAAAAGCAACTATGCAGGGTATGCTCGCTCTCTTTCAACCCCACAAGCTTCACCACCCCATCGAGAACCCAAATCAGAGCCTGAATGTTCACAAATAGTCCCATAAATCTACACCAACCTCTGAGCCGCCTCCACTATTATCTCGCCGACCGTCGATTTGGAATCAAACCTCGACTTAGGGAGATACCACGCCGCGTTTTGTAGTTGAAACCAGGACATACGAACAAGAACAAATCATGATCACTCTTTTTGAACTAGGTTGGACATCAAAGTTGTTCAGCAAAACGAAATCTTCCACATCGGGAAGGGAGCATGGTGGCTTAAACGAGTCAAGGATCGCCGGAAATTGTGTCTGGTATGGAAGAGGGTTGGCGTCAATGGTCTTCTTGCCAGAACATAGGCGAACAGCCGGTGGTAGACCAATGCAGAGTCAGAGGAAGGTGCACTTCAACAACGACCTTGGCGAGGACAGAGGAAGGTGCACTTCGACAGCGGCCAGCGGTGGACTGCTATGTTGTTCAGATCCGATCagatcagagagagagagtcactGGATTCAGAGgattgtgagagagagagagaaagagagagtttgGTTTGTCAATAGGGTATTTCATGTAAAACGAAAATATAATTGGACAAAAAAGGCCTTATTTGAATAAAAAGATTAGACTGTTCGTAACTGAGAGAGTAGTGAAAACTCTtcttcaatgatattttctctttgtttttcaaGTAGTACTATTTTGGTATGCTAGTTCAGTAAGTCGATATTGTCAGTTTCCTTTTGCAACAACTTTGTTTATAGCTAATTTGTTTCCGTTTTAAGGCCTAGCTATAATTGTATACCACTTTTCAGGTTTTGTGATAGGAACCAATCTACAACTAGGGAAAGAGAAAGGGAAATTCAAAAGGGATTCATTTCATTCATACCCAGAAGGATTGCAAGATACATAATAAGTAGAAGGCATTCCATCTATTGCTGAAAAGAACGCAAGACATGTGGTACATGACCACCATCGTGTCAAGACAAGATAACAGCTAGCTACTACTCTTTGGGTCTAATGGATCAACAAGAAAGCAACATAGTTCTGGGCTATgtaattcatcaagcaactcaTCGACGACCGGAATTGGGAAACAGGCATTTACGGTGACCTTATTGACAGCACGGTAATCAACAAAAAACTGCCACGTGCCTTCCTTCTTATGGACAAACAAAACCGGGGAAGAGAAAGGGCTCCGACTCGGGCGAATAAGCCTATTGGTAAGCATGTCCTCCACTTGAGCCTCAAGTTCGGCCTTTTGGGAGTTGGGGTAGCGATAGGGTCAAACATTGATTGGGTCTGTATTGGGGAGCAGTGGAATTTTATGGTCATGGGGTCTGGTGGGGGTTCAAATAAGTATGGAATTGGGCCAGTAAGTGTGAAATTTATGGGTCGTGTTGTGCCATTGGGGGGGGGGACATTTGGGCTTGAGGGTGGGGTGCTAGGGTCCAGTTGGGCCAAGGACATGATGGCCAGGTAGGAGGACTGGTCCAAGGGTGGGGTAGGTCAGTTTCGTACTCCCTGTAAAATGTGAGTCACGCCATCCACTGTAAACATCATAACCTTGTCTCTAAAGTTCCAACCTATAAGACCCAAGGTGTCAAACCACTCGGCACTGAAGACTAAGTCACAACCCGAAACAACCAACAAGAGGAAAGAAGTATGTAAGGTGTAGCTTTGGATTTGGAGATGCACATTAATAGCACCGACGACAGGGCGCACTGTATGACCGGTGGCTGAAGTAAAACACAAGTCGGCGGTGACCTCAATTGTAAGACCCAATCGACGAGCCACCTCAGGATGGCGGAAATTCATAGCTGCGTCGCAGTCAACAAAAACATCGATAGGGTGGTTATCAATGGTACCCATGAAACGCATCATCTCGCCcatagtggtggtggtgatggcgTGGAGTGGGGTGATGTCGGAATCAGAGTCTGGTACTGGCTCCGGTGTATCTTGGGTTGGTGTGTGTCCTCTGGCAATGGGCTCTCAAGTAACGCCAACACCGGTTTCTTACAAACATGGTGCTTGTGCCAGACCTCAATGCAACTGTGGCAAAGTCCCTGGGCTCTGCGCTCGCGATGGTCCTTGTCGGGCCACGACCTATAGGGACCAGTAAGGCGAGGTCAGAACGACGTGGCAGTCGACTGAGAATGGGATAGGGAGTTTGATTGTGGATGGATAGGGTGGGATGTGTTTTGTTGTGGGGTTGGAGCGGGAGAATTTGGGGTGTATGTGCCGTAGCTAGTGTTGGTTTGCCACGTGTGTGGCCGGGATAGGCGAGCAGCACGTAGGAGACATTGTTTTAGCTCAAACTGTTGGGCCAAACGCTGAGCATGTGATAGAGACCGGAGCTTAAGGGTGGCGACGTCAAATTGGATATCCGGCTTCAACTCGCCAAGAAATAGTGGAACGAGTTGTGCGTCGGTCCACCCGGCCGCGTGGCAAGATAATTTGGGGAACGCTTTAATAAACTCATCCACAAATGCAGTTTGTTGGTGCCGTGTGAGGGCGGTGTGGAAATCAGTATCTATGCCAACGCTAAAATGCCCCAAAAACTCTGAGGCAAAGCAAACCCATGTAGCATGTGGGTTTCATTACTCAAAATAGCTCATCCATATACAAGAGTTGGGTCCAAAAAGGAGGTGACGGTGTCTACATGATCTGCTGGAGGAACTCGCTGCGTTTGGAGATAATGTTCAGCCATGTTGAACCAGCCCAATGCATCTTCCCCGTAAAAGCTTCGGGCCTGGTCCGTGCTGGTGAATGATGGGTGGATGTTACTGCTGGAAGGATGAATGATGTAGATGGGTGGAATAAGTGGGTGGAGCTGAGTAGGGAGGGTGGCGCCCATGGAGGTAGGACCTCGGCTAGGTCCGGCAACCCAAGTGGATGGGTCAGTCGGCGGCGTGGAAGGAGGGTTAAACTAGTCAGGTAAAGGGGGAATCGAGCCGAAAGTGATCCATGACTGTGGCGGCGGCACCGTGAAAGGCTGATAGTTGTGGTCGTTACCGGCGTATAAGGAGCCAAATGGGAAGTGGTTGGGACGGTCATGGGCGCAGTAGAACTCCCCGGGGTGGGTTCGAGGAGACGGAAGAGCATTTGTTAGAAGGCTATTGTTTGTTGCCACATGTTGGCAATGCTCTGGATGAGGACGTCGACTCGGTGGTGCAGGTCTTCTTGCTGAGTGTGAATCAAGTCCACAGAGGCCTGAAACGCAGTATATGACTCATCCAGATGGAGCGACTGAGCGGAAGGGTTGTGGGGTGGGGAGGGTGGCGGCAGCGGTGTGGTGGTAATTGTTGGCGGGGATGGGGGTAGAGGTGGAGGTAGTGTGCGAGAGTGGTAGTTGGGGGAAACTTGAAGGCCTCTCATCGAAAGAGGTCTCTGAGACTAGATGATAGGAACCAATCTACAACTAGGGAAAGAGAAAGGGAAATTCAAAAGGGATTCATTTCATTCATACCCAGAAGGATTGCAAGATACAGAATAAGTAGATGGCATTCCATCTGTTGCTGAAGAGAACACAAGACACGTGGTATAGGACAAGATAACAGCTAGCTACTACTCTTTGGGTCTAACGGATCAACAAGGAAGAGACATAGTTCTGGGCTATGTCTTCAGTCTGATAGAAGTGATCTTAACAGTGATTTCTTCAACAAATTATGGCTTCAAGTCATCAACCTTGATTGTTAGAGCATCCACACCGGCGAGCTTCCGCAAGCGGCGtgctcgagcaggaggagggatCGGCCAGAGGAGCTCGAGCAGGAGAATATGAAGCTCGCAccggcgagcaggaggaggcgagCTGCTGACCTAGTCAACCGATTTGTGGTGCTCGTCCGATCGCtcgagcaaattttgctccGGCGTTTGCTCGTCCGACTGGCGGAGCCCACCGCCCGTTGGTGACGTCAGGCACGGGTGAAATTTTTTATGTTAGGCGCGTGAAATGCACGcgccattaaaaaaaatagcgAGCCAATGAATGGCTGACACGTGTCTCACCGATTGGCCAACGGTTTAATAGATCTgggccttccattttgaatcagaaatttcgatcaAACGACCAGAATTAATTGACAACGGGtactatttgatcataacggaaataaacccaaaaaattgtaaaaaatcccaaaattttcaaaattctcccaaaacatttcctataaatactactttaatttgttatgaactcacaccaatttgtgcacaacaaatttcacatcttcctccatcttctctatcatttcgtttagcatttttttccaaaacaatgggcacccattggcttccttccgaagatttacaaatgtgcatttcttttgtccgtcatggcattgatgaatatgacggtaacaaaccaaagagggacaaattgtgggagacaattcatggcgattatatgcaaaattgggtgctagcaccgggtgagaaacctcTGAATGAGCCGAGGACCCGAATCgcgctcgcttctcactacaataagttcaagctactcttgcaaaaatggggcgaatgtttggcggcatcacgacaacgtatagctagcggcacttcgctaatggacgaagtaaatacattgttttatcatatattatcatttttatttgattatataaattaaattatgtaatttatatctaatttgtttaaatatgtagcattgtttacatatttaattattttaatatatctatttttttacattattatttttatttaatttgtttaaatatgtagcattgtttacattatttgttttaatatatctaatttcttacattatttgttttatccaatttatttaaattatgtaattaaataagtacttaatataagttttttacatcaggaacgaaaagctcaatcatgttactataatgccaagaagaaaaagtttacacactttgaatgttgggaagtggttaaagatcatcaatctttcgttgcggtgctacctactacttcatctccatatgcaagtagttacTACGGTACTCCTTCAGCAACTGAATCATCttcaaccatcaatttggatgacgaccaattgaatgagacacctcaaagcaacacggcagctccatcgagtccacctagaccaatgggaaccaaggcggcaaaggaagctaggcgccaaaagaaacagggtaagactcctattgagcaaccggtggaggttttgcataccattgcaagtgaccaagcatcatggcataccaagaggctagcccataatgaaagtgagcttaattattatgcggagtacatagacattcaaaagcgGAAAGAAGCAAGGGTggaagaagagttacgat
This is a stretch of genomic DNA from Argentina anserina chromosome 4, drPotAnse1.1, whole genome shotgun sequence. It encodes these proteins:
- the LOC126790617 gene encoding uncharacterized protein LOC126790617; translation: MEELKNSATQTLSSHDQNESLLRTAPSFSIFNSAVDEFRDSNQQVLERTISIEGRIGGDASGDFRFRDNGMGFIKEEGEDEEDRVQPPSPPMYLATGLGFDSGGFGFHGGEEFPMPEIDEKGDPEEYYKKMLDEYPCHPLFLRNYAQALQSKGDLQGAEEYYFRTTQANPEDGEALMQYAKLVWQLHHDQDRAVSYFERAARASPEDSHVLATYASFLWEIDDDLEEIEADEDPIKVNNGQYMDKFENKDTNEEITRGHISTGNEIDDEENYKTKIQENPTNALLLRNYTEFLCQIKGDLQSAEKYYLRATVSDPGDGEILSKYAQLVWELHHDSKKAASYFERAVEATPEDSYVLGTYAHFLWENEEDD